GTTTGGTGACCAAGCACGGCATCTTGATGGTGGAATTTGCCAACCTTAAGCGTAAGGAAGGTGTGGAAGTGATGGAAGCGGCGTTAATGAGTGCGCGCTCTCGTCTACGTCCTATCCTGATGACGTCTCTGACGATGATCATCGGTTCACTTCCTCTTGCTCTGGCAGAAGGTCCGGGTTCGCTAGGTCGAGTAAACATTGGTCTGGTTCTGGTCGGCGGTTTGACGTTTGGTACTTTCTTCTCGCTGTTCTTTGTTCCAATGGCTTATGTTGCGGTAGCAAAGCTTCGCGAAAAAGCGTATTGCGTAAGCAGCTCGTTGAGGGTTAAAGCATGTTACTGATTAATGAAAGCCATATTCTCGATGTTGAGCAAGGTTATATTCACAGTCAGGGGAGTAATGTTCGTCATCCGATAGGAATCAATGAGATAGCGCTACTGAACTATATGATCGAGCGAGAGGGTGAGACGCTGACTAAACACGAATTGATGCATGAAGTGTGGCTAAAGCGGGGCATCGTAGTCGAGAGCAGCAGTTTGTTACACTGCATCTCCAATTGTCGTCGAGCACTGGAAGATCGTGCTGGTGACATCATCCGCACGGTACGTGGTATCGGTTATGAATTTGTCGGAAGGGTAGAGACGTACCAGCCCGAAAGTGACCTTGAGCAAGTGGAAGAGGTCTTCGCTGAAAGGATGGAAACCTCCACCGATCAACAACTCGAAGGCGCGCTGCACAGTCGTATGGCGAAGTACCGCTCCCTGCTTATTGCAACTGGATGGTTTGTTTTTGGCGCAGTCGCCAGCTACTCAATCATCGAAAATTCGAGCTCACCATTGGCTTATGCCTCTTTTGAGCAGCAAGCGTTTGCCTCTTGTTGGTTTGCCCCGGAAAACAACGCAGCGAAAGTGCATTACCCAAATTCGACGTTATACGACTTTGGCGAGTTGACGTTGCTCGTGGACGAAAAAGGTCGATCTCTGAGTTTTAAATCAGACAGTGGAGTGCTCAGTTGTGAATAAATTATTGACCATTACTCCGCTTATCGCGGGCGTTGCCTTTGGGGCGGCGGTTTCGTATGGCGATGACAACCAAGTGAACCGCCATATGATCAGCCATACGGTAGTGCATGTGTCCTCTACCAATCCGGACGATGATTTTGCCGTTACGCTACCAATGAGAATTGAACTGACCCTGAAAGAGAACAGCAGCTACGACGTTTACGCGGTATTACCGCAAAGTCGAGTTGGCTATACGGGTTCAGGGCTTTACGAGCTTGACAGTGATGGTGTGTTTTTTGCTATGCAAGAACATCAACCGCTAGATATAGAACCGTTACGTAAGGGCATTATCGAGCAACTGTTCGTCAGACCTGGTTCCTTTGACGGTCACATGAAAGTGGCCAAATTGGGGGAAAACAATGCGGCGCTTGTGGGGCATAAAGTCATATTGCATATGACTTACTAAATCGGCGTTAATCGCAGACAAAAACGGCAACTTGTTAAGTTGCCGTTTTTTTTAACTTGAAGAAGTGCTGGTGGAGAACCGATAAACGATGATACCGGGTTTGCTTTTTAGATATTCCAGCATTGGTGTGTCGACGACTTTGCCTTCAAGGGAAGAGGCATGGCGGAAGATAGGTCGATTACCATTCTCGACAAAGATCCCCGTGTGGGAAACATCAAGCCCGCGCTTATGGCTATAAATGCCAATCAGATCACCATTTCTAAGCTCTTTGATTAATGCCTCATCGATAAATTCACGTGGAATGAAACTGATGTTCTTGTCTTTGATTGGTACTGAAGGTACCCAGCGTTCACCGTCTGAGGTTCTTTGGTTGATCTGCTTCACTGTTGTGACCGCTCTAGAATCAAGGTCGAGCGTCACATCTTGGACATTAAATGGACTATTATCCAACCAATCAGAAAAGAAATGACGGCGCATGAGAAAGTCTACGTTACCGTATAAGTAGCGTGCGAGCTTAAGGTTTTTATCGAATTGGCCGAAGGAGTCGGAAAAGGCGAGGGAAGTGACGTAGTCGAGCAGAGTAAAGCAATCGACGTGGTTTAAGTCTTTGATCAGCACCTCTTTCTCTGAATTAATAGAGGTCAACGTATTGTCTTTATAGTCAACACCAATAAAGATACCAGAGGTATGCACAATGCGATCGGCGATACTGAGTTGGTTGTCGTGCTGAATGGTTGTCAGGATCTCCTGTGCATCTACCCGTTTGTTCTGCTCCAAGCGCAGGTAACTGGTGATAAGGCTGCCGCTAGCAATAATGGTGGCAGTCAATGACAACACTACGAGGGCTTTTTTCATACAATCATCCTTGTGTAGCCTCTTGCTGTTTTGGTGAGTTTTGACGTCGTTTCCTAACTCAAATCTATCTGATTGCATAGCTTATTAATAAATAAAATAACCTTAAAAATCGTAATTAAGGCTCATGGTTGAGTAGATTTCATCATTGGATTGATCCTCAGCAACGGTAGTGTTGTAGATGTATTCCATATCAAAGACCAAGGATAGACTGCCCATTAGCGTGTTTTTTTACGTACGCTTTAGTGCTGTAATGAGTATTCTCTTCACCATGCGCTAGGTCTACAACGGCACCGATGGAAAACGTTTCTGAAAAGGCGATCGAACCATCCAAGGTTGAGGTGGCGATCACTTCGTAGTTACGCAGAGAGGGAAATTCACTATCCGTTGGTTGACGTTGAGAGATTCGGTAACCCGGACCCAGTGAGACTGACAGTTTAGTTCTATCGGTATTGCGCAAATAGAAACCGAGGCCACTCATCAGGACCCACTGCTTGCGATAGGTGCCGTATAGGTCGTTCTCAAAACGAGTGGCTGCTCTTAAGAAGCTGGTTTGAGTATAGTCATAGGTTGATCCCGCATTAATGGTGTAGCGGTTGGCTCCGTCTTCAGCGTTATCGGCCTCCGTATAGTAGCTTTCAAAACTACCTTTGTGTTCCCATTGGTCTTTGCTATAGCCTAAAATCAATGCGGTATTATAAGACAGCGATGAACTGGTGTTTTCGGTATAGATAAACCCCAGTTTTGTTTGAGCTGAAAAAGGATCTTGAGGAAGGGGCTGTTCTTCCTCTGCGTGTGCTTCAGTCGTAGCCAGAGCAACAGCCAAAGCAATCATTGATTTTGTTTTCATTTGAATAAAGCGGATTTGGTACAATGTTTGCTCATTATGTTTGCATGCCCGCAAATGTTAACTGAATCATCATAAATCATGATTGGTTTAGTTTTCATGTTGTCAAATTCGGTCAAAGGAAGCGCTGATCTGCTTGACGATATGGTGACTGAGCCAAGACGATGGAATGAGGCTGTTGGGCGGCAATAGTCAACAGTAAAGCAGGCAAAAATGTCTGCTTTTGAGGTGTGTTGTGGGGAGGTGGTTTAGTGGGTGGTTTTCATTGATAAGATAGCCTTTAAACCACCCATAGAGCTGCGGTCTAAGGTTAACTTGCCACGATAACTGTGGGCCATTTCACTGACAATGTTCAAACCTAACCCTGTGCCCGGAGTGGTCTCATCTAAGCGTACGCCGCGTTTAAGTACTTGCTTGAGTTTCTCTTCGGGGATACCTTGCCCGTCATCTTCAATGATGATATCGATGGCTTCGGCGTCTTCGCTATTTTGAGTCGCGTGAACGCGAATGATGCTGTCAGACCATTTATAAGCATTTTCTAGAATATTGCCGACCATTTCGTCAAGATCAGTCTGTTCGACCGCGGTAACCAATTCAGAATCGAGTTCATTGATCAGTGTGATATCACGCTCAGCGTAGACTTTATCAAAAGCCATTGAGATCGCATCGACACGTTCAGATGGATAGGATTTCACAGAAAGAATGTTTTTAGCGCCAGCCATTCGGGCGCGGCCCAAGTGGTAATCTATCTGGCTTTGAATCTGATCGAGCGAAGGTTGAAGTTGTTGCTTGGTGTGTTGGTCTTGGTTGGCGACTTCATTCTTTAGCACTGAAAGCGGGGTTTTCAGTGCATGAGAAAGGTTCCCCGCATGGTGGCGAGCACGCTCTAATAATTCCTGATAATGGAAAACAAGAGCATTCAAATCGGACACGACGGGCGCGACTTCACGTGGATAGTCTTCTTCGAGTTGGGTCTTGTTGCCGGAGCGGAGCTGAGAGAGCTCTCTGTGCATCTTGGTTAATGGGCTCAGAGACCACTGTACCTGAATGACAATAAGTGTCAGGACCCCAAGGTAAAGCAGAGCGAGTATGACCCAAAGCTGCCCCATCAAGTTGCGGACCGTGTCCTCTATGGGTTGTTCGTCAATGCCGATGGTGACTTCGATAGGGCCATCGTAATCAGGGTAATACAGTGTTGATTCGATATGGATGAGCTTTTCCTCTCGGGCGCCTAGCACATTATGATCACCTTTTTCGGTCAGCACCTTGTCCCACAGAGAACGAGAGCGCAATAAATCTTTATCTGTTTTGGCGGACCAGTAGAGGCCACTATAGGGGCGATTGAATCTTGGATCAGAGAGGGGAGTCCCTATGGTGATATTGCCTTTTTCATCTGCTTCGATTGTCGCGGCAATTTCGTCCATGTAGGTGGCTAGCTGAGCCTTGGCTTCATCTTCCATGTAGACATACACCTGAGAAGGTACCATTACGCCAGCGGCGATGATCATCGCGGTCAGCCAGACAACCGCCGCTAGAACGAGGCGGCTCCTAAGGCTAAGCTTTTTAAGTAAATGCGCTTTTTTATTCGGCATTGAGCTGGTATCCCAGTCCTCGGACGGTTTTGAACACCTTCGGTGCGATCTTTTTGCGTATCCGGCCGATAAATACTTCTATGGTATTGGAATCGCGATCGAAATCTTGCTTGTAGATGTGTTCTACTAACTCGGTCCGCGAGATCACCTTTTCTGGGTTATGCATAAAGTAAGCAACCACTTTATATTCGAGTGCTGTTAGGTCAATCGCCTGGCCTTGCCACATGACTTTAGACGAGCGAGTGTCTAAGCTCAGGTTGCCTACTTGCATGACAGGAGAGGCGTTACCGGACGCGCGGCGAAGTTGAGCACGAATTCGAGCGATCAGTTCAACCATTTCGAACGGTTTAGTCTGATAGTCGTCTGCACCTGCATTGAGGCCTTCAACGCGCTGAGTAAGTGTGTCTCGCGCACTGAGAATAATGACGGGGGTATTGATGTTCTCATCTCGAATACCTTTGAGCACGGTCAGACCGTCAAGTTTTGGCAGGCCAAGGTCGAGCACAATGGCGTCCCAGTCCTCGGAGGTCGCACGATAAAGTGCGTCAATGCCATCTATAGACAGCTCGGGCACCCAACCATTCTGTTCAAGTGCTTGTACAATTTGTTCCCCAAGACGAGGTTCATCTTCCACTACAAGTATTTTCATGACGTTCTTCTACTATTTTTTCAGGGCTTGCTTGAAATTGCGACCTTTGATGAGCATCATTTCCAGCGTTTTCGCGTTGTATTCAACTTTGATGATGTTGTTGTTGTAATTTAACTTTAGTTCGTAAATCCAGATATCATCGTCTTCTTCAAGCTCGACTTTGATAATGCGTCCATGAAGGTCTTGTTCTACCGCCGCGTATAGTTCGGAAAAGGGGCGAATATAGCCTTTACGAACCGCGTCGTAGACTTCGTCCTGATCTTCTTCAAATTCAATTTCTGTCCCCGCTTTATGGACATCCTGTACCAGAGCATGGCCATCTCTATCATCATGTCTGTCAGCGTAGGTAGGGTAAGCCAGCACCATAGCGAAAGTGACAACAAGGGAGCAAATTAACTGCTTATGAAACATAGCGTTACCTTCTCAGAAATTCTATGACTCAGTATAATGGATGTTTTCTGAATACAAAGTGAATATTAAGACTTAGCTGTTAGGGCTTAATTGGTCAGCTCATCTTCGAAGATTTTGTCACGCATTTTCCAGAATCGCCCAGCTTTGCGTGCGATCACGAACTGCGGCGGCCTGAAACGATGTTGATTATTGACCACTTTGGTGGGAGAGGCATCGTCAAATGGACGATGTTTATCAGCAAGATGCGGGCGAACAAACATATCCTTGAATGTCTGTTTCTGTTTCTTCGTCGTTAAAGACCAGAATTCATGCACTTGAGCTTGGTTTTCTCCCACATAGGAAACCTTAAGGCTGCTTTTGCCTTTGTCATCCTTGTGAACGCTCAAATCCATCGACAAGCACTCGAATACTAAGGCGTCTTTTAAATTTAATGCCTCTTTAAGCTTCTTGTCTGGGTCGACTAAGGTGGCGTCGCATTCGTGACAAATTCGTGCTGCGATATCATTGTCCGCACCGCACTCCCCGCAATATTTTGCGCGAAAACGATAATTGCAGTGCTCGCGTTCCCCCGTTTCTTCGTCTTCGAAAAAGCCCTGACATTTTCGGCCATAGTGCTCAATCAGAAAGCCATTACTATCGAGTTTCCCCCAAAAGTTGTTGTTGAAACCACAAGCCGGGCAGGGGATGGTGATGATTTCGCTGTTCGAGTCTGGTTTTGCATCTCCCACTTCCGGCTGATAGAGATCGTAGCTATTGCCGGCATAGTCCAAAACTAAGCACTCTTCTTTGCCCGGCGAAAGACGTAGCCCTCGTCCAACAATCTGCTGATATAAGCTGATGGATTCAGTTGGGCGCAGAATGGCGATCAGGTCGACATGAGGGGCATCAAATCCCGTGGTCAACACAGATACATTCACCAAGTACTTAATTTTACGATCTTTAAAATCTTGGATGATGGTGTCGCGCTCTGGTGTTGGGGTGTCGCCAATCACAAGAGCTGTTTGGCCTTTGGGAAGCAAACCATAGATTTCTTGAGCATGTCGCACCGTTGCTGCAAAAACCATGATGCCTTGTTTGTCTTTAGCTAGGTGAATGATTTGCTCGACAATTTGAGGTGTCGCACGCTTGGCTTTGTCGATCACCATGTCCAGTTCCGCTTCTTTGTAGCGGCCTGTGGTGGCGGGTTTGAGCTGTGAGAAGTCGTAGCTCAGTACAGGAGCGTCCATCATGCGAGCAGGGGTGAGAAACTTTTCATCAAGCAAATAGCGAATAGGCAACTCGAAAATGCAGTCTCGAAAGAACCTTGGCTCCTCTGTTCTGACTAGGCCGCGCGTGTGATATTGA
This window of the Vibrio neptunius genome carries:
- a CDS encoding response regulator transcription factor; its protein translation is MKILVVEDEPRLGEQIVQALEQNGWVPELSIDGIDALYRATSEDWDAIVLDLGLPKLDGLTVLKGIRDENINTPVIILSARDTLTQRVEGLNAGADDYQTKPFEMVELIARIRAQLRRASGNASPVMQVGNLSLDTRSSKVMWQGQAIDLTALEYKVVAYFMHNPEKVISRTELVEHIYKQDFDRDSNTIEVFIGRIRKKIAPKVFKTVRGLGYQLNAE
- a CDS encoding DUF1460 domain-containing protein; amino-acid sequence: MKKALVVLSLTATIIASGSLITSYLRLEQNKRVDAQEILTTIQHDNQLSIADRIVHTSGIFIGVDYKDNTLTSINSEKEVLIKDLNHVDCFTLLDYVTSLAFSDSFGQFDKNLKLARYLYGNVDFLMRRHFFSDWLDNSPFNVQDVTLDLDSRAVTTVKQINQRTSDGERWVPSVPIKDKNISFIPREFIDEALIKELRNGDLIGIYSHKRGLDVSHTGIFVENGNRPIFRHASSLEGKVVDTPMLEYLKSKPGIIVYRFSTSTSSS
- a CDS encoding ATP-binding protein; translation: MPNKKAHLLKKLSLRSRLVLAAVVWLTAMIIAAGVMVPSQVYVYMEDEAKAQLATYMDEIAATIEADEKGNITIGTPLSDPRFNRPYSGLYWSAKTDKDLLRSRSLWDKVLTEKGDHNVLGAREEKLIHIESTLYYPDYDGPIEVTIGIDEQPIEDTVRNLMGQLWVILALLYLGVLTLIVIQVQWSLSPLTKMHRELSQLRSGNKTQLEEDYPREVAPVVSDLNALVFHYQELLERARHHAGNLSHALKTPLSVLKNEVANQDQHTKQQLQPSLDQIQSQIDYHLGRARMAGAKNILSVKSYPSERVDAISMAFDKVYAERDITLINELDSELVTAVEQTDLDEMVGNILENAYKWSDSIIRVHATQNSEDAEAIDIIIEDDGQGIPEEKLKQVLKRGVRLDETTPGTGLGLNIVSEMAHSYRGKLTLDRSSMGGLKAILSMKTTH
- a CDS encoding DEAD/DEAH box helicase, which translates into the protein MYTLRPYQADSVKAVIHYFRKHSSPAVLVLPTGAGKSLVIAELARLAKGRVLVMAHVKELVEQNHAKYEGYDLKGSIYSAGLGRKETDQQVVFASVQSVVRNLDDFKNQFSLLVIDECHRVPDNKNTSYQKVISHLRELNPGIKVLGLTATPYRLGMGWIYQYHTRGLVRTEEPRFFRDCIFELPIRYLLDEKFLTPARMMDAPVLSYDFSQLKPATTGRYKEAELDMVIDKAKRATPQIVEQIIHLAKDKQGIMVFAATVRHAQEIYGLLPKGQTALVIGDTPTPERDTIIQDFKDRKIKYLVNVSVLTTGFDAPHVDLIAILRPTESISLYQQIVGRGLRLSPGKEECLVLDYAGNSYDLYQPEVGDAKPDSNSEIITIPCPACGFNNNFWGKLDSNGFLIEHYGRKCQGFFEDEETGEREHCNYRFRAKYCGECGADNDIAARICHECDATLVDPDKKLKEALNLKDALVFECLSMDLSVHKDDKGKSSLKVSYVGENQAQVHEFWSLTTKKQKQTFKDMFVRPHLADKHRPFDDASPTKVVNNQHRFRPPQFVIARKAGRFWKMRDKIFEDELTN
- a CDS encoding winged helix-turn-helix domain-containing protein, which gives rise to MLLINESHILDVEQGYIHSQGSNVRHPIGINEIALLNYMIEREGETLTKHELMHEVWLKRGIVVESSSLLHCISNCRRALEDRAGDIIRTVRGIGYEFVGRVETYQPESDLEQVEEVFAERMETSTDQQLEGALHSRMAKYRSLLIATGWFVFGAVASYSIIENSSSPLAYASFEQQAFASCWFAPENNAAKVHYPNSTLYDFGELTLLVDEKGRSLSFKSDSGVLSCE